In Pelomonas sp. SE-A7, one genomic interval encodes:
- a CDS encoding efflux RND transporter permease subunit: protein MARFFIDRPVFAWVIALFVLVFGAVAITKLPVAQYPTVAPPSLVISAFYPGASAKTLDESVLSVIELELNGAPGLAYMESVSQANGSGAITVTFEPGTNIDLAQVEIQNRLGRAAPRLPAAVTQQGVRVDKARNNFLLFVTLSSKNGSMDPVALGDYAARNIIPELQRVQGVGQAQLFGTERAMRIWLDPAKLLSFNISPLEVNNAIRAQNSLVPAGVLGDLPNLTSQTMSATIVVKGQLDNVDQFKNIVLRANADGSTVRLKDVAKVELGGQGYGTYSRLNGKPSTGIGVQLSPSGNALATATAIKDRMAELRAYFPEGVIYEIPYDSSKFVKISITQVVETLAEAIVLVFLVMFLFLQNWRYTLIPTLVVPVALLGTFAIMLGLGFSINVLTLFGMVLAIGILVDDAIVVVENVERIMSEEGLSPRDATIKAMGQISGAIIGITVVLVSVFVPMAFFAGSVGNIYRQFSLAMVASMLLSAVMALSLTPALCATLLKPVEAGHHHAKGGFFGWFNRGFSRTAKGYEGWVAKLLPRAGRLLLVYLGLAIAVGVLYTRLPTSFLPNEDQGYLIVNVQLPPGATSNRTQDAVAEVEKFFLAQPEVQATIGVIGFSFSGQGQNAALVFVPLKPWDERHGPEHSAQALAGRAFGALMAVRDAFIFPLSPPPIPELGTATGFALRLQDRAGLGHEALLNARNQLMGMASQSKLITGMRPDGLEDAPQLQIDVDRDKAAALGVSFDNIAAVLGTNLGSAYVNDFPNQGRLQRVVVQADAAARMQPEDLLKLNVSNSRGQSVPLSSFASTRWITGQMQAVRYNGYPAMRLAGDAAPGASTGDAMKELEAMVAKLPAGIGFEWTGLSREEKISGSQAGILLAFSLLAVFLCLGALYESWSIPVAVLLVVPLGLLGAVLGATLRGLPNDVYFKVGLIAIIGLSAKNAILIVEFAKDLQAQGKSLVAAVLEACHLRFRPIIMTSFAFILGVMPLVFATGAGSASQRAIGTGVMYGMVSATVLAVLFVPIFFLVVRRIFKGSERQQRFAAEHAHVMTTATETPKEGH, encoded by the coding sequence TGGCCCGCTTCTTCATTGATCGCCCGGTCTTCGCCTGGGTGATCGCGCTGTTCGTCCTGGTGTTCGGGGCGGTCGCGATCACCAAGCTGCCGGTGGCGCAGTACCCCACGGTCGCACCGCCTTCGCTGGTGATCTCGGCCTTCTATCCCGGTGCCTCGGCCAAGACCCTGGACGAGAGCGTGCTCTCGGTCATCGAACTGGAGCTCAACGGCGCGCCCGGCCTCGCCTACATGGAATCGGTCAGCCAAGCCAATGGCAGTGGCGCGATCACCGTGACTTTCGAGCCCGGCACCAACATCGACCTGGCCCAGGTCGAGATCCAGAACCGCCTGGGCCGCGCCGCGCCGCGCCTGCCGGCGGCGGTGACCCAGCAGGGCGTGCGGGTCGACAAGGCCCGCAACAACTTCCTGCTGTTCGTCACGCTGTCGAGCAAGAACGGCAGCATGGACCCGGTGGCGCTGGGCGACTACGCCGCCCGCAACATCATTCCCGAGCTGCAGCGCGTTCAGGGCGTGGGCCAGGCCCAGCTGTTCGGCACCGAGCGCGCCATGCGCATCTGGCTGGACCCGGCCAAGCTGCTGTCCTTCAACATCAGCCCGCTCGAGGTGAACAACGCGATCCGCGCCCAGAACTCCCTGGTGCCGGCCGGCGTGCTGGGCGACCTGCCCAACCTGACCAGCCAGACCATGTCGGCCACCATCGTGGTCAAGGGCCAGCTGGACAACGTCGACCAGTTCAAGAACATCGTGCTGCGCGCCAACGCCGACGGATCGACCGTGCGGCTCAAGGACGTGGCCAAGGTGGAGTTGGGCGGCCAGGGCTACGGCACCTATTCGCGCCTGAACGGCAAGCCCTCGACCGGCATCGGCGTGCAGCTCTCGCCCAGCGGCAACGCGCTGGCCACGGCCACCGCGATCAAGGACCGCATGGCCGAGCTGCGGGCCTATTTCCCCGAAGGCGTGATCTACGAGATCCCGTACGACTCGTCCAAGTTCGTCAAGATCTCGATCACCCAGGTGGTCGAGACCCTGGCCGAGGCCATCGTGCTGGTGTTCCTGGTGATGTTCCTGTTCCTGCAGAACTGGCGCTACACCCTGATCCCGACCCTGGTCGTGCCGGTGGCCCTGCTCGGCACCTTCGCCATCATGCTGGGCCTGGGTTTCTCCATCAACGTGCTGACCCTGTTCGGCATGGTGCTGGCCATCGGCATCCTGGTGGACGATGCCATCGTGGTGGTGGAGAACGTCGAACGCATCATGAGCGAGGAGGGGCTGTCGCCCCGCGATGCCACGATCAAGGCCATGGGCCAGATCTCGGGCGCCATCATCGGCATTACCGTGGTCCTGGTCTCGGTCTTCGTGCCCATGGCCTTCTTCGCCGGCTCGGTGGGCAATATCTACCGCCAGTTCTCGCTGGCCATGGTGGCCTCGATGTTGCTGTCGGCCGTGATGGCGCTGAGCCTCACGCCGGCCCTGTGTGCCACCCTGCTCAAGCCGGTCGAGGCCGGCCACCACCATGCCAAGGGCGGCTTCTTCGGCTGGTTCAATCGCGGCTTCTCGCGCACCGCCAAGGGCTACGAGGGCTGGGTCGCCAAGCTGCTGCCGCGCGCCGGCCGCCTGCTGCTGGTCTACCTGGGCCTGGCGATTGCCGTCGGCGTGCTCTACACCCGGCTGCCGACCTCCTTCCTGCCCAATGAAGACCAGGGCTACCTGATCGTCAACGTGCAGCTGCCGCCGGGCGCCACCTCCAACCGCACGCAGGACGCGGTGGCCGAGGTCGAGAAGTTCTTCCTGGCCCAGCCCGAAGTGCAGGCCACCATTGGCGTGATCGGCTTCTCGTTCTCGGGTCAGGGCCAGAACGCCGCCCTGGTGTTCGTGCCGCTCAAGCCCTGGGACGAGCGCCATGGCCCCGAACACAGTGCCCAGGCGCTGGCCGGCCGCGCCTTCGGTGCGCTGATGGCGGTTCGCGATGCCTTCATCTTCCCGCTGTCGCCACCGCCCATCCCCGAGCTGGGCACGGCCACCGGCTTCGCCCTGCGCCTGCAGGACCGCGCCGGCCTGGGCCACGAGGCCCTGCTGAATGCGCGCAACCAGCTGATGGGCATGGCCTCGCAGAGCAAGCTGATCACCGGCATGCGTCCCGACGGTCTGGAAGATGCGCCGCAGCTGCAGATCGATGTGGACCGTGACAAGGCGGCCGCGCTGGGCGTCAGCTTCGACAACATCGCCGCCGTGCTGGGCACGAATCTGGGCTCGGCCTATGTGAACGACTTCCCCAACCAGGGACGTCTGCAGCGTGTGGTCGTGCAGGCAGACGCGGCTGCCCGCATGCAGCCGGAGGATCTGCTCAAGCTGAACGTCTCGAACAGCCGCGGCCAGAGCGTGCCGCTCTCGAGCTTCGCCTCGACTCGCTGGATCACCGGCCAGATGCAGGCCGTGCGCTACAACGGTTATCCGGCCATGCGCCTGGCCGGCGACGCCGCGCCCGGTGCCTCAACCGGCGATGCGATGAAGGAGCTGGAGGCCATGGTCGCCAAGCTGCCGGCCGGCATTGGCTTCGAATGGACCGGCCTGTCGCGCGAGGAGAAGATCTCCGGCTCGCAGGCCGGCATCCTGCTGGCGTTCTCGCTGCTGGCGGTGTTCCTGTGCCTGGGCGCGCTGTACGAGAGCTGGAGCATTCCGGTCGCCGTGCTGCTCGTGGTGCCGCTGGGCCTGCTGGGTGCGGTGCTGGGCGCCACGCTGCGCGGCCTGCCGAACGACGTGTATTTCAAGGTCGGCCTGATCGCCATCATCGGCCTCTCGGCCAAGAACGCGATCCTGATCGTGGAGTTCGCCAAGGACCTGCAGGCCCAGGGCAAGAGCCTGGTGGCCGCTGTGCTGGAGGCCTGCCACCTGCGCTTCCGCCCCATCATCATGACCTCGTTCGCCTTCATCCTGGGCGTGATGCCCCTGGTGTTCGCCACCGGCGCCGGCTCGGCCAGCCAGCGCGCCATCGGCACCGGCGTGATGTACGGCATGGTCTCGGCCACGGTGCTGGCCGTGCTCTTCGTGCCCATCTTCTTCCTGGTCGTCAGGCGCATCTTCAAGGGCAGCGAGCGGCAACAGCGCTTCGCTGCCGAGCATGCCCATGTGATGACGACCGCGACCGAGACCCCCAAGGAGGGCCACTGA
- a CDS encoding cold-shock protein, producing MQTGTVKWFDDGKGFGFITPADGGKDLFAHHSEIRNGGGFRTLAENQQVEFEVKQGPKGLQAANIKPL from the coding sequence ATCCAGACCGGCACCGTGAAGTGGTTCGACGACGGCAAGGGCTTCGGCTTCATCACCCCCGCTGACGGCGGCAAGGACCTGTTCGCCCACCATAGCGAAATCCGCAACGGCGGCGGCTTCCGTACCCTGGCCGAAAACCAGCAGGTCGAGTTCGAAGTCAAGCAAGGCCCCAAGGGCCTGCAGGCTGCGAACATCAAGCCGCTGTAA
- a CDS encoding efflux transporter outer membrane subunit has translation MTRITALATALLLAGCVNLAPDHQRPAAPVAAEFPQASASEGTAARSLAWQQFYAGDERLQALIELALKNNRDLRVALLNVEQARALARVSDANRWPTVAAGFVNSRTPGKDNTITAAYQAGLQINAYELDLFGKLKNQGDAATARYLASSEGARAAQIALVAGVASSHLALQADEELLQLARSTAATRTDSLRLTRQKYEAGVASALELAGAESALGAAQVALAAAERQRAQDENALVLLVGQPLPASLPAVGKAALPDLPVGIPSEVLTLRPDVLQAEGMLRAASANIGAARAAFFPSIALTTSLGTASSHLSDLFSNTAWSFVGQALLPIFDAGRNQANLDSAKAAQDMAVAQYEKAVQTAFREVADALAGRATLGTQLQAQQKQSEAEQQRLKLVQLRFSNGASSSLELLDAQRASFAAQLALVQVRLAQQLNAVQLYKALGGGASAS, from the coding sequence ATGACGAGAATCACGGCCCTGGCGACGGCCTTGCTGCTGGCCGGCTGCGTCAACCTGGCGCCCGATCATCAGCGGCCGGCGGCGCCGGTGGCGGCGGAGTTCCCGCAGGCCTCGGCCAGCGAAGGCACGGCCGCCCGCTCGCTCGCCTGGCAGCAGTTCTATGCTGGTGACGAGCGCCTGCAAGCCCTGATCGAACTGGCGCTGAAGAACAACCGCGACCTGCGTGTTGCGCTGCTCAACGTCGAGCAGGCCCGTGCGCTGGCCCGGGTGTCGGACGCGAACCGCTGGCCCACCGTGGCGGCCGGTTTCGTCAACAGCCGCACGCCGGGCAAGGACAACACGATCACCGCCGCCTACCAGGCCGGCCTGCAGATCAATGCCTATGAGCTGGACCTGTTCGGCAAGCTGAAGAACCAGGGTGATGCCGCCACGGCCCGCTACCTGGCGTCCAGCGAAGGCGCCCGCGCGGCCCAGATCGCGTTGGTGGCCGGCGTGGCTTCCAGCCACCTGGCCCTGCAGGCCGACGAAGAGCTGCTGCAACTCGCCCGCTCGACCGCTGCCACGCGTACCGACAGCCTGCGGCTGACCCGCCAGAAGTACGAGGCCGGCGTGGCCTCCGCGCTGGAACTGGCCGGCGCCGAGTCGGCCCTGGGCGCCGCCCAGGTCGCCCTGGCCGCGGCCGAACGCCAGCGCGCCCAGGACGAGAACGCCCTGGTGCTGCTGGTCGGCCAGCCGCTGCCGGCTTCGCTGCCGGCCGTCGGCAAGGCGGCGCTGCCGGATCTGCCGGTGGGCATTCCCTCCGAAGTGCTGACTCTGCGTCCCGACGTGCTGCAGGCCGAAGGCATGCTCCGCGCCGCTTCGGCCAATATCGGCGCGGCCCGTGCGGCTTTCTTCCCCAGCATTGCGCTGACCACCAGCCTGGGCACGGCCAGCTCGCATCTGTCCGATCTGTTCAGCAACACGGCCTGGAGCTTTGTCGGCCAGGCCCTGCTGCCCATCTTCGATGCCGGTCGCAACCAGGCCAACCTGGACTCGGCCAAGGCAGCCCAGGACATGGCCGTGGCCCAGTACGAGAAGGCGGTGCAGACCGCCTTCCGCGAGGTGGCCGATGCACTCGCCGGCCGCGCCACCTTGGGCACGCAGCTGCAGGCCCAGCAGAAGCAGTCGGAGGCCGAGCAACAGCGCCTGAAGCTGGTGCAGCTGCGCTTCAGCAACGGCGCCTCCAGCAGCCTGGAGCTGCTCGATGCCCAGCGCGCAAGCTTCGCGGCACAACTGGCCCTGGTCCAGGTTCGCCTGGCCCAGCAGCTCAATGCTGTGCAGCTCTACAAAGCCCTGGGCGGCGGAGCTTCCGCCAGCTGA